In Deltaproteobacteria bacterium, a single genomic region encodes these proteins:
- a CDS encoding M1 family metallopeptidase encodes MNATLGADVHSWSHPEQVRVDRIGLTLRVDFDARALEGTAIYELGRSDRDAPLWLDTRALQIVAVERSAEAAPTKGLLADAAVTWSAAPWHLADADAVLGAGLGIALATDTKLVRVRWRTAPEASGLQWLDATQTADHQAPFLYSQSQAIHARSWFPNQDTPGVRLRWDARVHTPAPTRALMSADAVESDDGSFAFDMPQTVPSYLIALAVGALEFRALGPRTGVWAEPSRLPGAAAEFGDMEAMLGAVEDRFGPYRWGRYDLLVLPPAFPFGGMENPKLTFATPTIIAGDRSLVSLVAHELAHSWSGNLVTNATWADLWLNEGFTVYLERRIIEALFGRERADMEAVLGRAELDDAFAELAPADQRLRVDLRGRDPDEGLSDVAYEKGALLLLALEQAYGREAFDPFLTRWFSSHAFGSVDTDTFVAFAREELAGRHPVLPGKAAVSLEAWLDGPGVPADAPVPTAAAFARIDAVVAAFARGETSANTLATKGWSPHEWLRFLRMLPKDIAPESLASLDARFSLSTSGNAEILAQWLELAVRRGYHPADAALRSFLVEVGRRKFVLPLYQALLETDRAGEAARIYAEAKPGYHPITQASVEDLLTHAHVQAG; translated from the coding sequence ATGAACGCAACGCTGGGTGCTGACGTGCACTCGTGGTCGCACCCCGAGCAGGTCCGCGTCGATCGCATCGGTCTCACGCTGCGCGTGGACTTCGACGCGCGCGCGCTCGAGGGCACTGCCATCTACGAGCTCGGGCGCAGCGATCGCGACGCGCCGCTGTGGCTCGACACACGCGCGCTGCAGATCGTCGCGGTCGAGCGAAGCGCCGAGGCGGCGCCCACGAAGGGTCTGCTCGCCGACGCAGCGGTGACGTGGAGCGCAGCGCCGTGGCACCTGGCCGACGCCGATGCGGTGCTTGGCGCAGGCCTCGGCATCGCGCTGGCCACCGACACCAAGCTGGTGCGCGTGCGCTGGCGAACCGCGCCGGAGGCCTCGGGTCTGCAGTGGCTCGACGCCACGCAGACCGCCGACCACCAGGCGCCCTTCCTCTACAGTCAGTCGCAGGCGATCCACGCCCGCTCGTGGTTCCCCAATCAAGACACGCCCGGCGTGCGCCTGCGCTGGGACGCTCGCGTGCACACGCCCGCGCCGACGCGCGCGCTGATGTCGGCCGACGCGGTCGAGTCCGACGACGGCAGCTTCGCCTTCGACATGCCACAGACGGTGCCGAGCTACCTCATCGCGCTGGCCGTCGGCGCGCTCGAGTTCCGCGCGCTCGGGCCTCGCACCGGCGTGTGGGCCGAGCCCTCGCGCCTGCCCGGCGCCGCGGCGGAGTTCGGCGACATGGAGGCCATGCTCGGCGCGGTCGAGGACCGCTTCGGCCCCTACCGCTGGGGGCGCTACGACCTGTTGGTGCTGCCGCCCGCGTTCCCGTTCGGCGGCATGGAGAACCCCAAGCTGACCTTCGCGACGCCGACCATCATCGCCGGCGATCGCTCGCTGGTCTCGCTGGTCGCCCACGAGCTCGCGCACAGCTGGTCGGGCAACCTCGTGACCAACGCGACGTGGGCCGATCTGTGGCTCAACGAGGGCTTCACCGTCTACCTCGAGCGCCGCATCATCGAGGCGCTGTTCGGTCGCGAGCGAGCGGACATGGAGGCCGTGCTCGGTCGCGCCGAGCTCGACGACGCCTTCGCCGAGCTCGCACCCGCCGATCAACGACTGCGCGTGGACCTGCGCGGGCGCGATCCCGACGAGGGCCTCTCCGACGTCGCCTACGAGAAGGGCGCGCTGCTCCTGCTCGCGCTCGAGCAGGCCTACGGCCGCGAGGCGTTCGACCCGTTCCTCACGCGATGGTTCTCGTCGCACGCGTTCGGGTCGGTCGACACCGACACCTTCGTCGCGTTCGCGCGCGAGGAGCTGGCGGGCCGCCACCCAGTGCTGCCGGGCAAGGCCGCGGTCTCGCTCGAGGCGTGGCTCGACGGACCGGGGGTGCCCGCCGACGCGCCGGTGCCGACCGCCGCCGCATTCGCCCGCATCGATGCGGTCGTGGCCGCGTTCGCCCGCGGCGAGACCTCGGCGAACACGCTCGCGACCAAGGGCTGGAGTCCACACGAGTGGCTCCGATTCCTGCGCATGCTGCCCAAGGACATCGCGCCGGAGTCACTCGCGTCGCTCGACGCCCGCTTCTCGCTGAGCACCAGCGGCAACGCCGAGATCCTCGCGCAGTGGCTCGAGCTCGCCGTGCGCCGCGGCTATCATCCCGCCGACGCGGCGCTGCGCTCGTTCCTCGTCGAGGTCGGGCGGCGCAAGTTCGTGCTGCCGCTGTACCAGGCGCTGCTCGAGACCGACCGCGCGGGCGAGGCCGCACGCATCTACGCCGAGGCCAAGCCGGGCTACCATCCGATCACGCAGGCCAGCGTCGAAGACCTGCTCACGCACGCGCATGTTCAGGCGGGGTGA
- a CDS encoding pseudouridine synthase, which yields MLIAFHKPYGVVSQFLPKGEWRTLAEFGLPPGVYVAGRLDADSEGLLLLTDDGRLQHRLSDPRFEHPKTYWAQVEGLADDSALDRLRPGIAIRDYVTRPCEARVLEHEPSLPARVPPIRERRSIPTSWIELVLHEGRNRQVRRMTAAIGLPTLRLVRAAIGAIDLEGLPPGGFREVSPPATGARARPRRGR from the coding sequence GTGCTCATCGCGTTCCACAAGCCCTACGGCGTCGTGAGTCAGTTCCTGCCCAAGGGCGAGTGGCGCACGCTCGCGGAGTTCGGTCTGCCGCCCGGTGTGTACGTTGCTGGCCGGCTCGACGCCGACAGCGAAGGCTTGTTGCTGCTCACCGACGACGGCCGTCTGCAGCATCGACTGTCGGACCCGCGCTTCGAACACCCGAAGACCTACTGGGCGCAGGTCGAAGGCCTCGCCGACGACAGCGCGCTCGATCGGCTGCGCCCGGGCATCGCGATCCGCGACTACGTCACGCGGCCCTGTGAGGCGCGCGTGCTCGAGCATGAACCGAGCCTGCCCGCCCGCGTGCCACCGATCCGCGAGCGACGCAGCATCCCGACCTCGTGGATCGAGTTGGTGCTGCACGAGGGACGCAACCGGCAGGTGCGGCGCATGACGGCCGCGATCGGTCTGCCGACCCTGCGGTTGGTCCGCGCGGCGATCGGCGCCATCGATCTCGAGGGACTGCCGCCCGGTGGATTCCGCGAGGTGTCACCACCGGCGACGGGCGCTCGCGCCCGCCCGCGCCGCGGCCGGTGA
- a CDS encoding glycogen/starch/alpha-glucan phosphorylase, with product MTTTNDDHPAMQSMEPLAARQGTPTHQPQIVVEDDRTGMHPVTLERAVLDHLYYTCMKDPPSATLLNVYEAVAHATRDRLVQRWIRTQRAYYEQNVKRVYYLSAEFLMGRALGHNLMSLGAYDAARDLLGAYGLELSHILEEENDPGLGNGGLGRLAACFLDSMATLGFPGYGYGIRYEFGIFEQQIRDGWQVERGDAWLRYGNPWEIARPEYTVTVNMFGRIEEKLDEHGRLRVHWVDTTKLLGVPYDTPIAGYGNNTVNTLRLWRARASKEFNFDVFNDGDYRRAVEDKADSETISKVLYPNDESPEGRELRLKQQYFFVCCAIHDIIRRFKKTESDFDLFPDRAAIQLNDTHPAIAVAELMRALVDVEGVEWERAWDITQRTIAYTNHTLLPEALECWPVGMFGRMLPRHLSIILEINRRFLRQVQISAPTDEAKRKRMAIVDNDQIRMAHLAVVGSHSVNGVAQLHTDLLRAHVLSDFAQMFPHKFNNKTNGVTPRRWLLLANRRLASAITARIGPAWITDLPQLQALEQFVDDATLHEELRTIKRENKADLASLIRERNRVDVNLDSIFDTQIKRLHQYKRQLLNCLHIIALYQSMKAEPTRDWVPRTFIFGGKAAPGYAMAKLHIKLINDVASTINDDPAMRGLLNVVFLANYGVSLAERTIPATDVSEQISLAGKEASGTGNMKFAMNGALTIGTLDGANIEIREAVGAENFFLFGLDAHEAEALRERGYKSSEYIERSPRLRSALDLIASGFFSPDDPKRFDPVLHTMWHDDPFMLCADFDAYVACQEQVATAYRDPTRWAKMVVHNLAHVGRFSSDRTIREYAEGIWGVKPVQVTMR from the coding sequence ATGACGACGACGAATGACGACCATCCCGCGATGCAATCGATGGAGCCGCTCGCGGCCCGTCAAGGCACGCCGACGCACCAACCGCAGATCGTCGTCGAGGACGACCGCACCGGCATGCACCCGGTCACGCTCGAGCGAGCGGTGCTCGACCACCTCTACTACACGTGCATGAAGGACCCGCCATCGGCAACCCTGCTGAACGTCTACGAGGCGGTCGCCCACGCCACGCGCGACCGGCTGGTACAGCGGTGGATCCGGACCCAGCGCGCGTACTACGAGCAGAACGTCAAGCGCGTCTACTACCTCTCGGCGGAGTTCCTGATGGGGCGCGCGCTGGGCCACAACCTCATGAGCCTCGGGGCCTACGACGCCGCACGTGATCTACTCGGCGCCTACGGGCTCGAGCTCTCACACATCCTCGAGGAGGAGAACGACCCGGGCCTCGGCAACGGCGGCCTCGGGCGACTCGCGGCCTGCTTCCTCGACTCGATGGCGACACTGGGCTTCCCCGGCTACGGCTATGGCATTCGCTACGAGTTCGGGATCTTCGAGCAGCAGATCCGCGACGGCTGGCAGGTCGAGCGTGGCGACGCATGGCTGCGCTACGGCAACCCGTGGGAGATCGCGCGGCCCGAGTACACCGTCACGGTGAACATGTTCGGTCGCATCGAGGAGAAGCTCGACGAGCACGGCCGCCTGCGGGTGCACTGGGTCGACACCACCAAGCTGCTCGGCGTGCCCTACGACACACCGATCGCCGGCTACGGCAACAACACCGTGAACACCTTGCGCCTGTGGCGGGCCCGCGCGAGCAAGGAGTTCAACTTCGACGTCTTCAACGACGGTGACTACCGTCGCGCCGTCGAGGACAAGGCCGACAGCGAGACCATCTCGAAGGTGCTGTACCCCAACGACGAGTCGCCCGAGGGTCGCGAGCTGCGGCTCAAGCAGCAGTACTTCTTCGTCTGCTGTGCGATCCACGACATCATCCGGCGCTTCAAGAAGACGGAGTCGGACTTCGACCTCTTCCCCGACCGCGCGGCGATCCAGCTCAACGACACCCACCCTGCGATCGCGGTCGCAGAGCTCATGCGAGCGCTGGTCGACGTCGAGGGCGTCGAGTGGGAGCGCGCGTGGGACATCACGCAGCGGACCATCGCATACACCAACCACACGCTGCTGCCCGAGGCGCTCGAGTGCTGGCCGGTGGGCATGTTCGGTCGCATGCTGCCGCGCCACCTCTCGATCATCCTCGAGATCAACCGCCGCTTCCTCCGACAGGTGCAGATCTCGGCACCCACCGACGAGGCCAAGCGCAAGCGCATGGCAATCGTCGACAACGACCAGATCCGCATGGCCCATCTCGCGGTGGTGGGATCACACAGCGTCAACGGCGTTGCGCAGCTGCACACCGATCTGCTGCGCGCCCATGTGTTGTCCGACTTCGCGCAGATGTTCCCCCACAAGTTCAACAACAAGACCAACGGCGTCACGCCGCGGCGATGGTTGTTGCTGGCCAACCGTCGGTTGGCGTCGGCCATCACGGCGCGCATCGGCCCGGCGTGGATCACCGATCTGCCGCAGCTGCAGGCGCTCGAGCAGTTCGTCGACGATGCGACGCTCCATGAGGAGCTGCGCACCATCAAGCGCGAGAACAAGGCCGACCTCGCGAGTCTGATCCGCGAACGCAACCGCGTCGATGTCAACCTCGACTCGATCTTCGACACTCAGATCAAGCGCCTGCATCAGTACAAGCGTCAGCTGCTGAACTGCCTGCACATCATCGCGCTGTACCAGTCGATGAAGGCCGAGCCCACGCGTGACTGGGTGCCCCGCACGTTCATCTTCGGGGGCAAGGCCGCGCCCGGCTACGCGATGGCGAAGCTCCACATCAAGCTCATCAACGACGTCGCGTCGACCATCAACGACGACCCGGCGATGCGGGGGCTGCTCAATGTGGTGTTCCTCGCCAACTACGGCGTCTCGCTCGCCGAGCGTACGATCCCCGCGACCGACGTCTCGGAGCAGATCTCGCTGGCCGGCAAGGAGGCCTCGGGCACCGGCAACATGAAGTTCGCAATGAACGGTGCGCTGACCATCGGCACGCTCGACGGCGCCAACATCGAGATCCGTGAGGCGGTCGGGGCCGAGAACTTCTTCTTGTTCGGGCTCGACGCCCACGAGGCCGAGGCGCTGCGCGAGCGCGGCTACAAATCGTCCGAGTACATCGAGCGCAGCCCGCGGCTGCGGAGCGCGCTCGACCTCATCGCCTCGGGCTTCTTCAGCCCCGACGATCCCAAGCGGTTCGACCCGGTCCTGCACACGATGTGGCACGACGATCCGTTCATGCTGTGCGCGGACTTCGACGCCTACGTCGCCTGCCAGGAGCAGGTCGCGACGGCGTACCGAGACCCGACGCGCTGGGCCAAGATGGTCGTGCACAACCTCGCCCACGTGGGGCGATTCTCCAGCGATCGCACGATCCGCGAGTACGCCGAGGGCATCTGGGGCGTGAAGCCGGTGCAGGTCACGATGCGCTGA
- a CDS encoding prenyltransferase, with protein sequence MARPRWLEALRAIPRIDRETWQTLGFVTRWLVATRAAVLIMTLVSVGIAGVLAFRDARFDGWLWLLTAIGLVFAHATNNLVNDLTDHLKGVDAGDYFRAQYGPQPLEHGMLTRTQMLWWIAGTGAVALTAGVALVYLRGGATLLLMGSGVFFVLFYTWPLKYYGFGELAVVVVWGPLMVGGGYYVVTGTIDATVLWTSLPFSLGATTVIFGKHIDKLPQDRAKNIRTLPVWLGDPLARASVVAMIALQYLLVLWLVLGGRLGPALLLVVGAMPAARRVITTYRAPRPQGPPVWFPAKVWPLWFVAFAFDHNRRFGLLFVLGLVLDALWVRFGIATALA encoded by the coding sequence ATGGCACGTCCACGATGGCTGGAGGCGCTGCGAGCGATCCCTCGCATCGACCGCGAGACCTGGCAGACGCTGGGCTTCGTGACGCGGTGGTTGGTGGCCACGCGCGCGGCGGTGCTCATCATGACGCTGGTGTCGGTCGGGATCGCCGGCGTGTTGGCCTTTCGTGACGCACGCTTCGATGGATGGTTGTGGCTGCTGACCGCGATCGGTCTGGTGTTCGCACACGCGACCAACAACCTCGTCAACGATCTGACCGATCACCTCAAGGGCGTCGATGCGGGCGACTACTTCCGCGCGCAGTACGGACCGCAGCCGCTCGAGCACGGCATGCTCACGCGCACGCAGATGCTGTGGTGGATCGCAGGCACCGGCGCGGTCGCGCTGACCGCCGGTGTCGCGCTGGTCTACCTGCGCGGCGGCGCAACGCTGCTGCTGATGGGCAGCGGGGTGTTCTTCGTGCTCTTCTACACCTGGCCGCTCAAGTACTACGGCTTCGGCGAGCTGGCGGTCGTGGTCGTGTGGGGGCCGCTGATGGTCGGCGGCGGCTACTACGTCGTCACCGGCACCATCGATGCGACCGTGCTGTGGACGAGCCTGCCGTTCTCGCTGGGTGCGACCACGGTGATCTTCGGCAAGCACATCGACAAGCTGCCGCAAGACCGCGCCAAGAACATCCGCACGCTGCCGGTGTGGCTCGGCGATCCGCTCGCGCGCGCGAGCGTGGTCGCCATGATCGCGCTGCAGTACCTGCTGGTGCTGTGGCTCGTGCTCGGCGGTCGGCTCGGCCCCGCGCTGCTGCTCGTGGTCGGTGCGATGCCGGCCGCGCGTCGCGTGATCACGACCTATCGCGCACCAAGGCCGCAGGGCCCGCCGGTGTGGTTCCCCGCCAAGGTGTGGCCGTTGTGGTTCGTGGCCTTCGCGTTCGACCACAACCGTCGCTTCGGCCTGCTGTTCGTGCTGGGGCTCGTGCTCGACGCGTTGTGGGTCCGCTTCGGCATCGCGACCGCGCTGGCGTAG
- a CDS encoding protein kinase gives MTSCAQCRAPVPAGARNCPRCGITLSGAELETQPGTGVHAGAPHSDVMIGRSVIDQYVVRAKLGEGGMGAVYLADQPTIGRQAVIKVIHPWLSRDASVASRFATEAKAAARLQNPHIVSIYNYGRMPDGTLFLAMEHLNGRTLAQALRAEGRLDPTRAVGIATQVCEALSHAHARGVVHRDLKPSNIMLVARDRGPEFVKVLDFGIAKLDGGEGTAAGVMLGTPQYMSPEQLTGKAVDGRSDLYALGLVLYEMLTGHPPFRADSAIAYIHKHTSEAPLPLAQARPGLRVPPALEACLLRALAKSPHQRPQTADVLADELWSALMATVDSSHVPMPRTRAPAPPKALVVLAVAGGIGVLGGIATAGWFALQSREAPRGAAASPPDTAAAPAVTAPPAVVAAPPVEPAPSAKDRQRAALRARPITELEAELQRATVLSGLPIDRIEQALREYQAAVANPPPGVDATEYRKALLADLIVTWRELAERDAGLTAIPRDRPLLELEAVFLTMASSYGVEDRHRMLLQLKNATAGEPNADALVYTTLLQWIDAYGEADEPIEIINDDDDE, from the coding sequence GTGACGAGCTGTGCGCAGTGCCGGGCCCCCGTCCCCGCGGGCGCCCGCAATTGCCCTCGCTGCGGGATCACGCTCTCGGGCGCGGAGCTCGAGACGCAGCCGGGCACCGGTGTGCACGCCGGTGCGCCGCACTCCGACGTGATGATCGGTCGCTCGGTGATCGACCAGTACGTCGTGCGGGCCAAGCTCGGCGAGGGCGGCATGGGGGCCGTCTATCTCGCGGACCAGCCCACCATCGGTCGGCAGGCGGTCATCAAGGTCATCCATCCTTGGTTGTCGCGCGATGCCTCCGTCGCGTCGCGCTTCGCCACCGAGGCCAAGGCGGCGGCGCGCCTGCAGAACCCGCACATCGTCTCGATCTACAACTACGGTCGCATGCCCGACGGCACGCTGTTCCTCGCGATGGAGCACCTGAACGGTCGCACTCTCGCGCAGGCGCTGCGCGCCGAGGGCCGGCTCGATCCCACGCGCGCGGTCGGCATCGCGACGCAGGTCTGCGAGGCGCTCAGCCACGCGCACGCACGCGGCGTCGTGCACCGCGATCTCAAGCCCTCGAACATCATGCTGGTCGCGCGGGATCGCGGGCCCGAGTTCGTGAAGGTGCTCGACTTCGGCATCGCCAAGCTCGATGGCGGTGAGGGCACGGCGGCCGGCGTGATGCTGGGCACGCCCCAGTACATGTCGCCCGAGCAGCTCACCGGCAAGGCCGTGGATGGTCGCAGCGATCTCTATGCGCTGGGCCTGGTGTTGTACGAGATGCTGACCGGGCACCCGCCGTTTCGCGCCGATTCGGCCATTGCGTATATCCACAAGCACACCAGCGAGGCTCCGCTGCCGCTCGCGCAGGCGCGTCCAGGGCTGCGCGTGCCGCCGGCGCTCGAGGCCTGCTTGCTGCGGGCGCTCGCAAAATCCCCACATCAGCGCCCGCAGACCGCCGACGTGCTCGCCGACGAGTTGTGGTCGGCACTGATGGCCACGGTCGACTCGTCGCACGTACCGATGCCGCGCACGCGCGCGCCGGCGCCACCGAAGGCGTTGGTGGTGCTCGCGGTCGCCGGCGGAATCGGCGTGCTCGGTGGCATCGCGACCGCGGGTTGGTTTGCGCTGCAGTCCCGCGAAGCACCGCGTGGGGCCGCCGCGTCGCCGCCGGACACCGCCGCCGCACCGGCCGTCACCGCGCCGCCCGCGGTGGTCGCGGCCCCGCCGGTCGAGCCCGCCCCGTCCGCGAAGGATCGCCAGCGCGCCGCGCTGCGTGCTCGCCCGATCACCGAGCTCGAGGCCGAGCTGCAGCGCGCGACCGTGCTGTCGGGACTGCCGATCGATCGCATCGAGCAGGCCCTGCGCGAGTACCAGGCCGCCGTCGCCAACCCGCCGCCCGGGGTCGATGCGACCGAGTACCGCAAGGCCCTGCTCGCTGACCTCATCGTGACCTGGCGCGAGCTCGCCGAGCGCGACGCGGGCCTCACGGCGATCCCGCGGGATCGCCCGCTGCTCGAGCTCGAGGCGGTGTTTCTCACGATGGCCAGCTCCTACGGTGTCGAGGACCGCCACCGCATGCTGCTGCAGCTCAAGAACGCCACCGCAGGGGAGCCCAACGCCGACGCGTTGGTGTACACCACCTTGCTGCAGTGGATCGACGCCTACGGCGAAGCAGACGAACCGATCGAGATCATCAACGATGACGACGACGAATGA
- a CDS encoding peptidyl-prolyl cis-trans isomerase, producing the protein MLPRSARLCLLAALVIACEKQPEPTTPPARDDGHDAPAVPDDAVATVDGTPVPRVGFDEALAKIAGSGPSSRDDRGLRQRLLIAVVTRALVQQELARMKLTEAAAIAGRGSPLLAVLEQRPTAFGSAATPSWWSRPPLDDADQLAAIVVADDVAGTDAPDDVVAAEYERQRQRWTAETAWVRFDAWSLRFDDDVGVATCDDFVAKYRRCVEKMPASTRQLVLADLSRRAAGWRALAETEEGANSVAHDCEAAIGEATQETTPLGCDWASDAGASERAARKARRNETRALAKSARERLTGGEDPTAIAAAIGGSGQTRRIAALEELPKPLAKALRSAKLGAVAAEIDDGHGWVVVRVLERHAAGTLPLETVREDVLGELRIARLADAFANLPTTLRSRHTIELHPSMESLDGEPGADAP; encoded by the coding sequence ATGCTCCCCCGCTCCGCTCGCCTGTGCCTGCTCGCCGCGCTCGTCATCGCGTGCGAGAAGCAGCCCGAACCCACCACGCCCCCCGCCCGCGACGATGGCCACGATGCGCCCGCGGTGCCCGACGACGCAGTCGCGACCGTCGACGGCACGCCGGTGCCGCGCGTCGGCTTCGACGAGGCGCTCGCGAAGATCGCGGGATCCGGCCCCTCGAGTCGCGACGATCGAGGGCTTCGGCAGCGCCTGCTCATCGCGGTCGTCACGCGAGCCTTGGTGCAGCAGGAGCTCGCTCGCATGAAGCTCACCGAGGCGGCTGCCATCGCGGGCCGCGGGTCGCCGCTCTTGGCTGTGCTCGAGCAACGCCCGACCGCGTTCGGCTCCGCGGCGACGCCGAGTTGGTGGTCTCGACCGCCGCTCGACGACGCCGACCAGCTCGCGGCCATCGTCGTCGCCGATGACGTCGCGGGCACCGACGCGCCCGACGACGTGGTCGCTGCCGAGTACGAGCGCCAGCGCCAGCGTTGGACCGCCGAGACCGCGTGGGTACGCTTCGACGCGTGGAGCCTCCGCTTCGACGACGACGTCGGCGTCGCGACCTGCGATGACTTCGTGGCCAAGTATCGCCGCTGTGTCGAGAAGATGCCGGCGTCGACGCGGCAGCTGGTGTTGGCCGATCTCTCGCGCCGCGCCGCCGGCTGGCGCGCGCTCGCCGAAACCGAAGAGGGCGCGAACTCGGTCGCACACGACTGCGAGGCCGCAATCGGCGAGGCCACGCAGGAGACCACACCACTGGGCTGTGACTGGGCCAGCGACGCCGGCGCGAGCGAACGCGCGGCCCGCAAGGCGCGGCGCAACGAGACCCGCGCCCTCGCCAAGTCCGCGCGCGAGCGCCTCACCGGCGGCGAGGACCCCACGGCGATTGCGGCGGCGATCGGCGGCAGCGGCCAGACGCGCCGCATCGCGGCGCTCGAAGAGCTGCCCAAGCCGCTGGCGAAGGCCCTGCGCAGCGCGAAGCTCGGCGCCGTCGCGGCCGAGATCGACGACGGCCACGGCTGGGTGGTGGTGCGCGTGCTCGAGCGCCACGCCGCCGGGACGTTGCCGCTCGAGACCGTGCGCGAGGACGTCCTCGGCGAGCTCCGCATCGCACGACTGGCGGACGCGTTCGCGAATCTGCCCACGACCCTGCGCTCGCGCCACACAATCGAGCTGCACCCGTCGATGGAGTCGCTCGACGGCGAGCCCGGTGCCGACGCGCCGTAG
- a CDS encoding response regulator has translation MEAQSRYRILLVEDYEPLRKTYERTFTEAGYDVIAADTVSHARDAFADPELDVHGALLDYRLPDGTAAVLVQELLDRNPLCRSAVVTGAIDEETALESARCGAHAYVRKPETFPNLLSTLASTVSSTLEWRRALGQLSPAPGAESAAPQPVGFDLQKAMTRMAHVFGLSHMETLVAWRLMWGDSNKRIAQLLGCSERTAKYHVAAVLQRTRAKTRNALLGVILTDAGVEDPWATRGDPDLPDGEEPELPS, from the coding sequence ATGGAAGCGCAGTCCCGCTATCGCATCCTCCTGGTCGAAGACTACGAGCCCCTGCGCAAGACGTACGAGCGAACCTTCACCGAGGCCGGTTACGACGTCATCGCAGCCGACACCGTGTCGCACGCCCGTGATGCCTTCGCAGATCCCGAGCTCGATGTTCACGGTGCCTTGCTCGACTACCGCCTGCCGGACGGCACCGCAGCCGTGCTCGTGCAGGAGCTCCTCGATCGCAACCCGCTGTGCCGTTCGGCCGTCGTCACCGGTGCGATCGACGAGGAGACTGCACTCGAGAGCGCGCGCTGTGGTGCGCACGCGTACGTGCGCAAGCCCGAGACATTTCCCAACCTCTTGTCGACGCTGGCGTCGACCGTGAGCTCGACGCTGGAGTGGCGACGCGCGCTCGGGCAGCTCTCACCCGCACCGGGTGCCGAGAGCGCGGCGCCGCAGCCGGTCGGCTTCGATCTGCAAAAGGCGATGACGCGCATGGCCCACGTCTTCGGGCTCTCGCACATGGAGACGCTGGTCGCGTGGCGCTTGATGTGGGGCGACTCCAACAAGCGGATTGCACAGCTGCTCGGGTGCAGCGAGCGCACCGCGAAGTACCACGTGGCCGCGGTGCTGCAGCGCACCCGCGCCAAGACCCGCAACGCGCTGCTCGGCGTGATCCTCACCGACGCGGGCGTGGAAGATCCGTGGGCGACGCGCGGCGATCCGGATCTCCCGGACGGCGAGGAGCCCGAGCTCCCGAGCTGA